In Oxyura jamaicensis isolate SHBP4307 breed ruddy duck chromosome 27 unlocalized genomic scaffold, BPBGC_Ojam_1.0 oxy27_random_OJ102116, whole genome shotgun sequence, the genomic stretch CTCCGCCGCCCGGGGCCCCCCCGCTGCCGCCCGGGGCTGCCGCCCCGCTCGCTGCCTCCGTCCTCAGCATCCTGCCCCGTcgtcgccgccgccgccgccgccgcgccgcaTCGCCCGCCGGCTGCTggggcgcggggagggggccgcTGCCGGGGGGCCGCCGGGGACCCGGTCAGGCCATCGCCAGCCTCGGGGGGGCCCAgcgcgcccccccccctccgccccggccctccttccttcctcccttctcctcctcttcccctttttctccgCTGCTGCGCTGGTGATGGAGCCGCTGCTGCCTGCGATCCGCCCGCCCCGCTGCCCGCAGAGCCCTCTGGGTCTTAGCGACGCGCTCttgctcttcctcttcctcgCCGCCGCGCTTCGGCCTCGCCGCCGCCGTCACCCCGAtcccctccccgtgtcccccccaccTTCCCCGTGCCCACCGGTGGCACCGGGCCTGGCGGCACCGCCGTggtcccctgcagcccccagctctccccacgCGTCCCCTCTGCGTGGCTGGGGATGTGTCGTGTCCGTGTCCCCCCATCAttgtcccccccccagccttgTGTGCagtgtccccccaccccagctctgtccccatgGCCCCCCTCGGGTCTGCCCCCACCCCACATGTGTCCCCAGGGCCCCCCGATTTCGTCCCTGGGgaccctcagccccagccctgtggccacgctgcttctgcccctctgcccccccagtTCCGTCCCCATGGCCCCCAGAtggtccctgtgtccccccagTCCTGGCGATGCGCCCCCCAGTTTTGTCCCCACATCCCCTTTATCcgtccccacatcccccccTCCTGTCCCCGTATCCCCCCAGTTTTGTAGCCTTGTCCCCAGCCTGTCCCAAGTCCCCCCATTTTGTACCCATGTCCCCCACGTCCCCCATTCCTTGCTCCGTGTCCCCCCACTTTCATACCATGTCCCCCCATCCTATCCCTGCGCCCCTCCTGGCTCTGTGCCCGtgtccccctgctcctccccctgtgcccccccagttttgtccccatgtcccctgctCCCATCCCTCTGGTCCCCACGCCCCCacacccacagctccccagggtGTCCCAGAGTGTCCCTACAGGGTCCCCATTTACTTTCTGTCCCCACAAACCCGTGCCCCTCCCCAGGGTGCTGCCCATCTGCCCCACGCCTCCActgggggacaggagggggAATATTCTGGGGGGGTTATTTGGGGTCTCCACCCTTCCCAGCAGTACGGGCACCATGGGGACCAGGGCGCACAGCGTGGCACCGTGTTGGGGTGCCTGTGGGACGAGAGCCCCAAAAGAGCCACACACTAATGTGGACTGGGGGGAGGGGACAGGGTAGGGACACCCCTACTTGTGTCCCCCCCTAGTGACAGgccgctggggggggggggcacgccGGTGAGGGTGGGGGCGCCAggaccctgcagctgctgcgcTGCCGCCCGACGCAGCGTGCCGGCCCTTTGTGCGTGACGAGACGTGACGTGGCGTGACGCGGCGCGGCGCGACGGCCCCCACggccccccccttccccttccgcTGCGAAacctgtcccccccccagctccttcaccccccccaccagccctgcGGTCTCCCAGCACGCCCCCCCTCTGCGTCCTGccaagggctggggggggggcctTGTTTCTGCGCCCCACCTCGTGCACGCACACGCGTGTGCAGACGTGTGCACCCCGTGGACATGTGTGTGCGGGGTACCGGTGCTGGCCGGCCACGTGCCACGCTGGCGGGGGGGTCAGctgtccccaaatgtccccacgCTCCTATGTGCCACACCGTGCTGTCGTGCCCAGTTGTGCACCGTCGTGCCCCGTCATGTGCTGTCATGTCACATCGTGTCCTGTGGTGTCCCATCGTGTCCTGTCATGTCCCATTGTGCCTTGTCATGTCCCATTGTGTCCTGTCGTGCCCTATCGTGTCCTGTTGTGCCCCATCATGTCCTGTCGTGTCCCATTGTGCCTTGTCATGTCCCATTGTGTCCTGTCGTGCCCTATCGTGTCCTGTTGTGCCCCGTCATGTCCTGTCGTGTCCCATCATGTCCTGTCGTGCCCCATTGTGTCCTGTTGTGTCCCATcatgtcctgtcctgtcccatcATGTCCTGTCGTGTCCCATCATGTCCTGTTGTGCCCCGTCATGTCCTGTTGTGTCCCATCATATCCTGTTGTGTCCCATCATGTCCTGTTGTGTCCCATTGTGTCCTGTTGTGCCCCATCATGCCCCGTCGTGCCCTGTTGTGCCCAGCCATGCCCAGTTGTGTCCCAATGTGTCCTCCTGTGCCCCCCGTGCCCCCTTGTCCCCTGCTGTACCCCACCATGCCCCACTATGTCCCACTGTGCCCCATCGTGCTCCGCtgtcccctcccctgccctgctgtgtcCTGCTGTGCCCCATCCTGTCCCGCTGTACCCCACTGTGTCCTGTTGTGCCCCCTGGTGTCCCACTGTGTCCCATCATGTCCCATTGTGCCCCCGCTGCCATCCCAACACCCACGAGCGGTGGCACCGGCTCGAACCCACCCAGAGCAGAGGGCACAGTGGGGTCCCACCACGCACTCAAGGGAACACCCTTGGTGTCCCCGCTCATCCCCAGGGGCAAAAGGGGCTCGGTGGCATGaagccaggctggcagcaggtgGCCGTGGCAGGGTCCCCgccgtgtccccgtgccccccagctGGGCCCCCCAGGcctgccagccccgctgccgcTGTCACTCAGGCGCTGGCCCCGCTCCCGGCGAAGATGGAGGCACCCGAGCTGCTGCGGGTCTGGGTGCTGGCAGGCGAGTGGCAGCCCCGTCACCCACCGTGGGGACACGGCCTGGCTGGGGGGCCCCTCAGCAGGGagggcatgggggggggggacacccccaGAATGGGGCAGGGAatgggaggggatggggggcaGGGCTAAATAAATCCGTCCTGTCCCTGGTGCCAGGCGGGCTGGGGGCCGAGGGGGGAGCTCCCTGTGGGGGGGGGATAGGGAAAGAGGAAGgtgctgtccctgtccctgtccctgtccctgtcccccatTACTGTCCCTTTTCCTGTCCCCAACACCTCCCAGAAATagcctgccctgctgtcccAGCGCCTGGAACCACCGGGACGTGCGTCTGGGGGGGGACTGCGGGTGCCATGGGGGCGCTGGGcaatggggaaactgaggcaggggggAGCCGCGTCCCCCGCCCCGGCTCCAGCCCCGTGCTTGGCCGCAGCCCTGGTCCTGGGGGGCACCCGGGCCGCCCTCCCCGACCACCACGTCTCCCTCGAGACCGGAGCCATCTTCGTCCACGAGCTGGAGCGGGAGCTGTTCCAGGAGGCCTTCCTCGACGAGGGagaggatgatgatgatggtgagGGTCAGGCCGAGGGGAGAAGGGACAAGGGGACCCTGCGGGGGCTGGGCTCAGGGGGGGGCAGGACTGTCCCCTGTCTGTGTGAACACCCAGCTAATGGGGGCAGTGGCTTACTCCTTCCCCCGACAGCCGTGACCCCAACCTCCCTCCCTGCTAGCATCCATCCATCCGTCCCCCCACATCCATTTGGGGACCTCTTGCCCCCGATCACTGCTGGGTTGAGgtcggggggaggggggacaccTCCatctggggttgttcagccccAAAAGGGGATCAGGACGCTCCTTGGAGCCGGTTTCCTCACGGGGAGCGCTCTGTTGGAGCGCTTTGCGGGGCAGGGGGTCCCACCCGATGACACACGTGTGtcccatgtccccgtgtccgTGTGTCCCGGCGCCCGGCAGCCGCCCCCATCACCTTCCACGCCCACCTCCTGGACCACCCCGACCTGCCGCGGTGGCTGCGCTTCGCCCAGCGCGGCGCCCACCAGCCCGGCTTCCTCTACGGCTGCCCCACGGCGGCCGAGGTGGGCACGCACGTCGTCGAGGTAAGTGCCCGTCCTCGTGCAAAGCGCACGGCCTCGTGCAAGGGGGCGGCACGGGGCGCTGGGGTGTGCGCCACGGGGCTGGAATTGGCATCCTCGAGGCCggggcttctcctcctcctgcaggtgCTGGCGCACAACCGGCGCACCTACGAGACGGTGGCACAGCGGCTCGTCCTCGCCGTCGTCCCCGCTCCAGGTGAGGGCTGtgcgccccccctcccccccaaaacgCTCTGCCTCTGAGCCCCCACACGGGGTGGTCCCCACGGGTGTCTCGTGTGTGTCCCGCAGGGGGGGAGCCGCCGTACCAGGGCGAATTCCTGGTGGGGAACAGGAAcgtggaggagctgctgccggCCCCCGCGCGGGAGCTTTTCGGGCAGGCAGCGGCTGGCATCTGGGAGCAGAGCGACCTCAGCATCATCAACGTCACCTCCGCCCTGGACCGCGGTGGCCGCGTGCCCCTGCCCATCGAGGGACGCAAGGAGGGGTACGGGGGCCATCACCCAGCCGCCTGGCTTGGGGTCGCATTTGGGAAACTCTCCCCTTGTCCCCCGTGCAGGGGT encodes the following:
- the LOC118158422 gene encoding alpha-sarcoglycan-like isoform X1, with the protein product MEAPELLRVWVLAALVLGGTRAALPDHHVSLETGAIFVHELERELFQEAFLDEGEDDDDAAPITFHAHLLDHPDLPRWLRFAQRGAHQPGFLYGCPTAAEVGTHVVEVLAHNRRTYETVAQRLVLAVVPAPGGEPPYQGEFLVGNRNVEELLPAPARELFGQAAAGIWEQSDLSIINVTSALDRGGRVPLPIEGRKEGVYVKVGSHAAFSPCLAAAASPQSRFLCRLGQQPLASCYDTFAPHFAVRWCNLTLLEVLPTPTTPGLVWGPGVLEDGGDFQPPTESPAQDLLPSFLLTLLVPLAVAALLCLLLGHLMCCRREGVQKRDLETSDIQLVHHGTIHGDTEELRSMASSRDVPRPLSTLPMFNVRTGQRINPMPGRGDGARAPLIPQQR